Genomic window (Drosophila albomicans strain 15112-1751.03 chromosome X, ASM965048v2, whole genome shotgun sequence):
CTTTCATTGAACTTCTCTTAATCCCTGTCATTATCCGATTTGGAAAGATACAAAAAATGGCAATTCAACTCGTTCAATAGATATGCTACTTAAATGCACTTTAAAGCTTATTGTAATCTGCAATTTAATGGCAATCTAAAGCAATtgtaataacatttaatttgttctgccttcaaataataattttcagctttatttcttaattattacatgcataaaaagtaatttatttagttttatttcacttctataaaatgtaatttttgtgATAATTATTTTAGAGTATTTATCgcaaaagtaaaatttatttgttatttgttataaatattgtttaatatacaatatttcaaattcttaACACAATCTtccaatttgtttatatatttagcagaatgtaatgtaatgttatttatatttagaaataGTAAATTcttctatttaatataaataagtttgaTTCTTAAGCTGAACTAGCAAACTTATGTTAAGTTAGATCCTAATTAGTTAActggcaataaataaatgtactttGTTATGCCAGGCATGATTCTTTAAGTATGTAAAAAATTTCGAATTCTGGTTTTTATTGTGTAATGTAATATAAcgtagaaaataattaaaacgtGATTTAAAGAATTCAGTGCTCTATATATAACTTACCTTCTTCAGTTTGCATTTTAAGctaattaaatggaaatttgttattataaacTAACTaacgataaataaataaaattaatatttcatatgtaatcaaaatatattcatttttttaattcaaatgaaaagtttgaatgtttttttttttatttcagtaaTATGATGTTGAATTTAGTTGTTTTAAAAACATGTattacaaagttataatataatataattaacgTCGAAGATTTTAGTAACTAGTGCTATAACTATAATTATGTTTAAGCatatcatttttttcattatattttcttttcttttcctaTTATTCTTCGTATCATATTTgtagtacaaaaaaaaaatatcttgACTGATTCAAAGCTtgtattctttaaattaaagagGTTTTCGTAAATACTTATTTCTGTAAAAAAATCTCATGCTATGTTTCAtacattgttatttttatgaaatcgaataacaagcgtaaatttaaatttttagtatatacaataattactatagtagttatgattcctgaaaatttggttgcgatgaaataaaaattgtcgaagttattaaagaaatattatatataggggccttagttgctttggccgacaatctggtatattgtgccgtcaatggtatatttctatggtatatatattataccaaatatacaattcggcatatttttagtatttttgcagtatattcggtatattttgagaaaaaatacctcaaaatatatttcttttattcaaaattggtaacgggtatctcacagtcgggtacactcgactgtagctttcttagttattttttaataatctttTTAAGCATgccattttttcttttcctattattattcgtaatttgtaatataaagaaatatcttAACTGATTGaaagttgttattatttaattttaagaattttcgTAAATACTTTTTCGTATAAAAATCATAGAAAAAAACATGtacaaatgaaacaaaatataagaTTTGTACTATaaacgaaataaaagaaaagactTGTATGAAACGTAATAGTTTTGTACTTAGATCTTTATTTGTCATTTCTTTTCgtattattctattattacGAGTGTTTTGTTAAACTTTCTTTATAGCTAACCtgaattgttgaatttatGAACCTTTCCTGCTTTCCGCTCAACTTCTCAATCTCATTACAAATCTAGCACACATATTATACATATGCACATGGGGAGCATTTGGTAATCGGGCACTACTTGCACCCTAGTGTTAAGTGCTCCATtgagtggcagcagcagttgccgcAAGTGGAGCAACAACGCGATGCGAAGCTGggcgcaaaaaataaaaggaaaaaatgaagaaaaaggTTCAGTTCAGTGCATTGGCCTCCTCGCTGGGGTTGTGCGTATCACACTAAATGCtagctgcgtgtgtgtgtgtttgtgtgtgtgtgtgtgtgtgtgtgtgtgtgtgtgtgtgtgtgtgtgtgtgtgtgtgtgtgtgtgtgtgtgtgtgtgtgtgtgtgggacaacaacaacaacagcgagtaCAAAAGACGGCAGGTGTGTGAGCCGAAATGCAGCTAAGTAAACTgctttggtatgttttgttgttgttgttgttgtgtgttttgtttgcattgcaaCAGCTCTGGCTCTCGCTCTGCCCCATGCCACATGCCCCATGCggcaggcagcaagcagctaCTCGACAACCAACTCGCATCCGACATATTTGATAATGAACCTTTAATAACCGTCAAGACTGAAGCAAGCGAAGCCCATCGCAACTGAAGCTGagactgcggctgcggctgagttcgcgtgtgtgtgtgtgtgtgtgtgtgtgtgtgtgtttttgacTCAGGCACAATCCCAAAACCGAGGGGTTAACTTCGTAGCCAGGGCAGCCCCTATGACAAcgacacacttacacacacgcacacgcgagcgaacacacacacacagacgcacacattGAGAAATTTCGCAGGAAAGGCAACCAaagaagccgaagccgaaacCGAAGCCGAAGGCCTAAAACGTTTGCCGAAGCCAGACGGTGGTTGTGTCtctatacatacacacacacgtatatatctatatttatttatatgtatgtatgtgcgaCAACTTTAGCTGGCTCTTTTCTTTGCGCGCTTCTCGTGCCACGCCTTTTGTTGCCCAGTTTTTGCGACAATGATGTCGCCTCCCCATTGCCAGGAGGGTTGCgtgggggaggaggaggagggggggGGGTGAGGAGGGTGATTTCTGTCTAGCTAGACGTGCATTGTAACCTATCGAACAATTATCAGTTAAGCTGTCCCATTGAGAGCCACACAACGCCACATAcagcatgccacatgccacatgccacatgccacacgtTGTAATCCCAGctagttttcaattaaacgcGCAATTTTCGTCCATGTTGTCTGTTGAGATGATTGAAGCCAAACACTACGCAAATCTTCCCTGTGGAGTTGGTATTATCTTTTTATTCTTCTATATAGCACAGAGGATTCAAAAGGGTCACTTTCGAGCATATAACAAAAACAGTTtgcaataataatcaaaaataatactaaataactTCTTACAGCTGCgaacattgaaatagcagtgcagCAGAAAGAAAGCCACataactgtttttttttgcatattccttTTTGTTGGTTGATCGCTGACAGATTGTATTTGTGAAATGGAACATAGAGATAAGAACAAGCaagttttttttcagtttttctggtattttaatattttgcaataataatcaaaaataatactaaataattacTTAGGACTTCAATATTGAGTAGCTGATTTCTCCATATAAGGagctaaaagtgaaaaaattacattttttcagtttggaggcaaatttttttataacaacAACTGAGATATGCTACGGATCCATtgtaatatgaaaatttggatatttatttatgacattatacaaaaaaatacgatgaATGTGAAGATGTTTTTTTTCGGTCGTGGTTTACCATTTTCAGGAATTGCCCATATAAGAAATCTTGACTGTCTAGCTTAGCTAGATGATATAATATCGGAAGTGGATAGGAATAAAATGGagtataacaagtaagaaagacaaagtcgagtgtgctctacttcgagatacccgcttcccattgtgaataaaagcaaaacagtgcggtattcactttaaaatatactaaattagtataccaaatgttatatttggtatattgctatagtactacatgcaaaatataccgtagagtgcaaaatataccaaagcaattaaaacaattaactaAGCGAGAAGAGAAATAAGTTCTAAAATTTTTGTCTGAAATTTGTCCAGAATTTTTGtccataaatcataaaaactatatatattattgcatGCACCACAATTCACGagtctagctttaaaattacgcttgttattagatttttatcaatttggAGGTGCGGAAGTaggcgtgacaaaaatttacaacaaatttgatctgcgtgcaaacataacaaatgctgtcgaaatacaattatagctctatctcttatagtctctgagatctacataggtgttcatacaaacagaagaagaagaatatatatactttataggttCGGTGATGACTTTTTCTGCCTGTCACATACTAGATTTCAtacaggcacaaagttataatacccttccacccaaatttatacccgctagctAGGTATAAAAATAACGAAGTTCTTACAAATTGTTCTAGTCCTATAGCAGAAATTTGATACTATATCAGACTTTTCAACAGCTGTCagctatataaatattttcatcgATAAGTGTACAAACATCTACGGGTCGCAATGAAACCTGCATTTGCTATGACAGTTCATATCGCTAACGAATATAAAccaaattttgtgaaatttataaaaaagtacagaacaagcaacaaaattcTTTATTCTATCGAGTTTTTGTCTAAaatcttttcaatttaattgtgacagtaaattacaaataacTAATTTCTAAACAGATTTCAGACTAGTGCATGACAAATATAACGGATAAATAAAAACCAGCATTTACTATGACAGTTCTTATGTTCAATAGTTGTTCTGGATAAACCCAATTTTCTGGAACATATATAAGATAGTACCATCTTTTATATAGTACATCTTCTATACAAATTTGCTTGTTCTATAAACTCATGTTATGATAAGtaaaatgtgtatataaggtatacatttgtatattgcCTATCACAAGTTTAGCACACTTACCGATTAGTTTCAGAGGCTGACAGCTCGGTTATAAAAAGTGTGCGGGTCAACAAAACATATGTGCATATCGATAAGTCCCAAGGGTTAgtcccattttttttttttatcactaTCTTAATCATATTCCTTTAGTTTTAACACATGCCATTTATTATCCACTTAAAATCGAAagtaagtatttaaatattcgcATCGGACAACTTGGATACATCGCCATTTTCATAGCATCCCATGTCCGCCTTATAGAGTATGCGATTAATATGAAACTGCACCGTATTGCGGGTATTCTCGGAATATTTGCCAAACTTATTGCCCAGATATTGTAGGAAAAATGCATCATCCGGATTGGAACAACTCGCTGCAATCGCTCCACAATTCGGCACCGTTGTCGTTGCAGTCGCCGTCGAGGATACCGATGAGTTCGGGTTGGGCATGGGAAGCGCACTTGTGTTCGATGAGGAGGAAGTATTTGCCGGGGTCTCGGAACTGTGTTGCGTTAAATTGGTGATGATGAAGGCATTCTCATCGGCATGACTGTCCTGATATGTGATCGATTCGCAGGAATCGTTCAAGTGACTGTCGCGCAGCTCAGTTTTGGCCAGAAAAACGCTCTCGAATTGTCCATTGGGCGTTGGATCCTCGGCGTCCTCGTCTTCGTCGTCATCGAAGCCATTGGAACAGGTCTCCGACATGGGCATCTGCAAGATTTTGGGTAGGCATTAGTAATTGTGAATCGGAATCAGGaattctttcttcttcttaaGTTTCCCCATTTAAATCATTATGGGAATTCTTTAAAACAATTCATATTGATGTTAAGTGTAAtctgattttaatttgtagtgagaaaagtaaaaaaaaaaaaaaacaacaatagctcAGCGGGGTTGCTTTCATGCATCTATAATGATCCATTTAGGGGTTGATAAGGGTTTTTTTCAAGTGAAgagatgtttttttttttgtaatttatttatttttatgactaCAATTTCAGAGGTTGCTTGGGAAATGTTTTTGTTAGtaggaaatgcaaatgaataaaacacCAAAAATTCGGTCTAAGTTTCTAAACAACGAACCCATTAATTGGTAGTTAAACACAAATCTTCACAATTATAAAGGGTTTCTCAAGATTATTGATAAAGCTGGTCTATACTGCAGTGAAAACTGAGGGATGTCCACTTAAAAGAGGCGAAATTCGGTTGGAAACATAGTAAGAGGAATTAACCGGCTAAAGGAGGAGTCCATTAAAGGACGATCTGTTTGCTTAGcatagtttgttgttgttacctgTTGCGGTTGTTGGCCAGGTTCATCAAGTCGGAATGTCAATTTTTCCTATAGTTGAAACAAAATCGTGCATTAGCTGATAAGGTTCAACAAATGTGGAACATAACCTCGAAAACAAAAGTACGGTTcaccctctctctttctctctctatcataCTTACTGATTTGATGAACAATTTATGCGGTTCCGTTTCGAATTTGAACATGGATGACAACGGACCaccggctgctgctgctgtggaagtcgacgtcgacgtcgccgccgtcgtcgttgacgttgctgttgctgttgtcgaatCGGTTGCTGCTTTTGAACCGGTTTGATGCGGCGGATTGGCGGATCGACGTCGCTGCCTTTCGATCATCACCTCGCCGTACGTGGCCGGGTGCTTGCGCTTCAGATGTCGCATCAGGTTCTCCGAATGGCGACCGGCCATATCGAAATAGCAAATTTTGCATGTGCTCTTGCGTATATCATCGTTATAGATGAAATGATTGTTAACGGGATTCTTGTATTTGCGCTGCGACATCTCGATAAATGAATCGAAatcgaaaccgaaaccaaatacgttcaataatcaaatataaataatagttattgtactaacaataataacaagaaacaataacaacaacaacaagaacaacaacaactagctTGAACAAGAGCAAAGCGTGCGTCGTATTTGAGTATCGTTCGTTTACTGAACAACAGAGACGCACCGTACCAGTTGGGAGCGAACGAGAGAGCGCTAGTAGTAGCCAGAGTCAGTCAGTGAAGTGAGCGAAcgtaacacaaaaaaaaaaaaaaaagaaacgaaacgaaaacaactacaaaaaaccAGAGCAGAAACCAATTTATGAACCGGTGCCAGGCAATCGCAATCACAGTTAGCCTCGCAGCCACAGTATattgctcgctcgctcgcacGCACTTGGCTTGTCGCTCTACAATTCTGCAATGAGCGCGTTGCgttcagagagagagcggtTCACAGCCAGACACAACGGTTCGAACTTCGAAGAggaacaacacacacacacactcacacgtaCACATt
Coding sequences:
- the LOC117577936 gene encoding uncharacterized protein LOC117577936, translated to MSQRKYKNPVNNHFIYNDDIRKSTCKICYFDMAGRHSENLMRHLKRKHPATYGEVMIERQRRRSANPPHQTGSKAATDSTTATATSTTTAATSTSTSTAAAAGGPLSSMFKFETEPHKLFIKSEKLTFRLDEPGQQPQQMPMSETCSNGFDDDEDEDAEDPTPNGQFESVFLAKTELRDSHLNDSCESITYQDSHADENAFIITNLTQHSSETPANTSSSSNTSALPMPNPNSSVSSTATATTTVPNCGAIAASCSNPDDAFFLQYLGNKFGKYSENTRNTVQFHINRILYKADMGCYENGDVSKLSDANI